One Streptomyces umbrinus genomic window, GGATCGGCTCGATGACCTCGCTGGTCGTGCCGGCGGCCGCGAACGCGTTCGGCATCTTCTGGATGCGGCAGTACATGAAGAGCGCGATCCACGACGAGCTGCTCGACGCCTCCAAGCTCGACGGGGCCAGCTTCATGCGCCAGTACTGGCACGTGGCCCTGCCGGTCGTGCGGCCCGGTCTCGCCTTCCTCGGGATCTTCACCTTCATGGGCCAGTGGAACGACTACGCCTGGCCGTTGATCGCCCTCACCAACCCGGACAACGTGACCCTTCAGGTCGCGCTGTCCCAGCTCAACGGCGTCCACGGCACCACGGACTACGGAATGGTCATGACGGGTGCGGTACTGGCCCTCATCCCGCTGCTGATCGTCTTCGCGATCGGCGCCAAGCAGATCATCGCGGATCTCGGCAAGGGAGCCATTCGCTGATGCGACGCGATCACCTGATCGCCCTGCGCCCCTGGGAGGCACCGGAGGTGACCTCCTGGGGGCGGCTGGCCATGAACGCGGTGGACCGGCGCCCCGGTGCGCTGTCCCTGGACGGCTCCTGGCACTTCCAGCTGCTGCCCTCGCCCATGGGCTGCTCGGGCGAGTGGACCCGGACCGAGGTGCCGGGCACCTGGACCACCCAGAGCGGCGACGACCTGCCGCAGTACACCAACGCGCAGATGCCGTGGGGCGAGATCCCGCCCGCCTCGCCCGCCGCCAACCCGACGGGCATATACGAGCGTTCCGTCGACATCCCCGCCGAGTGGGCCGGACGCCGGATCGTGCTCCAGGTCGGCGCGGCCGAGAGCGTGCTCCTCGTCCATGTGAACGGCAAGCCGGTCGGCATCTCCAAGGACTCCCACCTCGCGGCCGAGTTCGACCTCTCCGACGTCGTACGCCCCGGAGACCCGGCCACCGTCCGGCTCACCGTCGTCAAGTGGTCCGACGCCTCGCACATCGAGGACCAGGACCAGTGGTGGCACGCCGGGATCACCCGCTCGGTGCTGCTGTACGCGACCGATCCGCTGTATCTCGCCGACGTGACCGTGCGGGCCCGGCGGGACGGGCGGCTCCGGGTCGACTGCCAGGTGCGCGACGCGGCGGGACCGCTGCCGCAAGGGTGGTACGTCACCGGGGCACTGGAGGGCCAACTCCTCGCCCAGGACACCGAGTTCGACCGTCTCAACGCCGAGGACATGCGGGTGTCCGACTTCTTCGGCGAGGCGCGGCTGCGGGTCACCGTGGAGAACGTGTGGCCGTGGACCGCCGAGACGCCCGAGCTGTACGACCTGACCGTGAGTCTGCACCGGGCCGACGGCTCGGTCGCCGACACCTCACTCCACCGGGTCGGGTTCCGGGATGTCGAGATCTGCGGCCGGGACCTGCTGGTCAACGGCGAGCGCGTCTACATCCGGGGCGTCAACCGGCACGACTTCCACCCGCTGACCGGCCGCACGGTCACCGCGGACGACATGCGCGCGGACCTGGTCGTGCTCAAGCGCTTCGGCTTCAACGCGATCCGCACCGCCCACTACCCGAACGACCCGACGCTCTACGACCTCGCCGACGAGCTGGGTTTCTACGTCGTGGACGAGGCGAACATCGAGTCGCACGACCACGCCCACGAGATCGCCGACGACCCCCGCTATCTGCCCGCCTTCGTGGACCGGGTCTCGCGCATGGTGCTGCGCGACAAGAACCACCCGTCGGTCATCATCTGGTCGCTCGGCAACGAGTCCGACTACGGCGCGGGCCACGACGCGGCGGCGGGCTGGGTCCGGCGCCACGATCCGACCCGGCCGATCCAGTACGAGGGTGCGGCCAAGCTCGACTGGGCCGACCTCACGGTCGCCTCCGACATCGCCTGCCCGATGTACGCGCCGATCGAGGACTGTGTCGCGCACGCCCGGTCCGGGAAGCAGACCAAGCCGGTCATCCAGTGCGAGTACTCGCACGCCATGGGCAACAGCAACGGCACGCTCGCCGACACCTGGGCCGCCATCGAGTCCACCCCAGGTCTTCAGGGCGGCTTCATCTGGGAGTTCTGGGACCACGGCATTCTCCAACGTGTGAACGACGGAAGACCTGTCGGGCGTGGGGGCGCCGGGCTGTACGAGCACGGTGTCGCCGCGCCCGGCCATCGCTGGGCCTACGGCGGCGACTTCGGCGAGACCATCCACGACGGGGCGTTCATCGCCGACGGCGTGGTGTTCCCGGACCGCACGCCCAAGCCCGTGATGTACGAGCACCGGGAGATCGCGGCGCCGGTCCGCCTCACCTACGGCCAGGGCGTGCTCCTGGTCCACAACCGGCAGCACTTCCGGGGCCTGGAATGGCTGGCGGCCGAGTGGTGCCTGGTCCTCGCGGACGGCACCACGGTGACGGCACCGGCCGAGCTGCCCGACGTACTGCCGGGCGAGTCCGCGGCGGTGCCGCTGCCGTTCCCCGTGCCGGAGGGCGAGTCCTGGCTGACGCTGCGGGTGGTCACCGCGGACGACGAGGCCTGGGCACCGCTCGGCACCGAGGTGTGCCTGCCGCAGGTCCGGCTGGGCGCGGCCGTCGCCGACCCGACGCCGGAGCCCGCCTCCGGCCCGGCCGTCACGCTGGACCCGGACGCGCTGCTGCTGCATCCGCTGCTGACCGCCGCGCCCGTGCTCTCCCTGTGGCGGGCGCCCACCGACAACGACGAACTGGGCGGCATGGCGGCCCGCTGGCACGACTGGGGGCTCCACGAGCTCGTACGCAAGGTCGTGGACGTCCGCGCAGAGGGCTCCCGGGTCGTCGTGGTCGCCGAGTACGCGACCGGGGCCGGGCCCGTCCGCCACGAGCAGGTGTTCACCCCGGTCGCCGGCGGCCTCCGGGTCGAGGAGTCGGCCGAACTGCCGGAGGGCCTCGACGACGTGGCCCGCGTCGGCACGGTCTTCGAGACGGTCGCCGGGCTCGATGTCCTGGACTGGTACGGGCAGGGTCCCTGGGAGTCCTACCCGGACCGGAGCACGGGCGCGCCCGTGGGGCACCACTCGCTCCCGGTGGACGAGCTTTTCACCCCTTATCTGCGGCCCCAGGAGAGCGGCGGCCGGTACGGTGTGCGCCGGTTCACGCTGTCGGCGCCGGACGCCACCGGGCTGACCGTGGAGCTCGGGGCGCCGGGGCAGGTCTCCGTCAACCGCTACCGGGCCGAGGATCTGGCGGCCGCCGCGCACCACGACGAGCTGGTGCCGCGGCCCGGCTGTGTCGTGCACCTCGACGCCGCGCACCGGGGGCTCGGCACGGCGTCGTGCGGGCCCGACACCTCGGCCGAGTACCTCGTCGCGCCGGGCACCCACCGGTGGTCCTGGACGCTGCGCGTGCTCTGATCCCGGTCACCACCCCGCTCTTGATCACCCCCTCCCGAGTCGCCACCCCCCTCTCCCGAGCAGTCCCCCTTCTCACGGAGCAGACGTGTGTACTTCGCATGAGCACGACCCGGCCGAGGCCTGCCCGCAAGCCGGCGCCGGACGACGGAACTTCCTGCGGGCGACCGCGCTGATCGGCGCCGCCACGGCGGCGGTCGCGCTGCCGACGGCCACCGCGCAGGCGGCGCCCTCCTCGGGAACCCGCTGGAGACCCGACCCCGACAGCCGCCGCTTCACGCTCGCGGTGATGCCCGACACGCAGTATCTGTTCGACGGGCCCAGCATCGACAAGGCACCCGTCGAGGCGTCGTTGCGCTATCTGCTGGAGCACGGGCGCGACGAGAACATCGTGTTCCTGTCCCACCTGGGCGACCTCACGCAGAACGGCGCGAAGGCCGAGTGCGCGGCGATCGGCGACGCCTTCCGGCTGCTCGACCGGCGAGGCGTCGGCTACAGCGTCCTAGCGGGCAACCATGACGTGAAGTCGTCGACGGACGACCAGCGCGGCTCGACCCCGTACCTGGACGTCTTCGGACCGGACCGCTTCAAGGGCAGGTCCACGTACGGGGGCGCGTCCTCCGACGGGTACAACACCTTCCACCTCTTCCGCGCGGCCGGGCGGGAGTGGATGGTGCTCGCGCTGGACTGGCGGCTGTCCGCGAAGGGCTTCGCCTGGGCCAAGGACGTCATCGCCAAGCACCCGAAGACTCCGGTGATCCTGACGACGCACGAGCTGGTCGACGAGGACGACTCGCTCTCCTCGTACGGACAGCAGCTGTGGGACCAGCTGATCGAGGACCACGACCAGATCTTCCTCACCCTCAACGGCCACTACTGGCCGGCGGCCAGGGCAACGCGCAAGAACGCGGCGGGACATGACGTACACCTGCACCTGACGAACTATCAGAACCGTTACTTCGGCGGCGCGGCGATGATCCGCCTCTACCGCTTCGACCTCGACCGGAACACCGTGGACGTGGAGACGGTGTCGCCATGGATCCTCGGCCGGGCCGCGAAGGGGCTCAACGAGCTGGAGCGCCAGGAGAGCGAACTCAGCGGGGACGCCGACCGGTTCTCGGTCGGGATCGACTTCGAGGAGCGCTTCGCCGGCTTCGCCCCGGTGCCCGCGCGCCCGGCGCGTCCCGCGTCGAAGTTGCTGATACCGGGCACGGTCGCGTACTGGCGCTTCGACGGAAAGTCCGACGGGGCCGCCGTGACCGGCACGGTCCGCGATGTGTCCGGGCGCGGCAACGACCTCTCCGTGGTCACGGTCGCGGGCGGCACGCTGACCTGGTCGTCGGACCACCACCCGGACCAGCCGGGCCACGGCAGCCTGGACTTCCACGGCGGCAAGCCTCCGCTGAAGGGTGCGTACCTGCGGACGGTCGACGGCGCGCCGCTCAACTCGGCCACCTTCAAGGCGGGTTACACCATCGAGGCCTTCTACCGGCTGCCCGCCGACTGGGATCCCGGGCGTGACGCGTGGGCCGGGCTGCTCGGCCGCACCGGTACGGGCGGCGCCGCGGGGAAGACCGCCGACGACCCGGACGAGCCCATCGCCACGCTGTCGCTGTCGAACGACCGCGAGCCCCAGTGGGCCATGCGCCCTCTCAACCAGCAGGGAATCGCGACCAACTGGGGACAGGAGACACCGCTGGAGACGTGGTGGCACCTCGCGGTCGTCAACGACGGACGGCACACCACCCTGTACGTCCAGGGCTGTCCGGTGGTCCGGAACCCGAAGGCGTCGTCCGTCGGCATCACCTCGGTCGGCCTGCCCTGGCTCCTCGGCGGCTACGAGTACGCCGGGAAGATCGACCAGATCCTGCACGGACGGCTCGGTGACGTGCGGATCGTCGAACGCGCCCTGCCCGTCACGTCGTTCATGAACCACTGATCCATCGAACTCCGAGGGACTCACCAGACCATGACCGAGCAGCAACTGCCCCCCTGGGCAGATCCGTCCGTCTCCCCCGCCGCCCTCGACGAGCAGGGCGTGTCCCGACGTCAGCTCATGCGCCGCGCGGGCCTGTTCGGCGCCGCCTTCGCCGCCGGGTCGCTGGCGACGCCCGCCGTGGCGAGCGCGGAGGGCTTCGGCGGCAACGACCCGCACCTCGCCTACCTCGTCGGCGACCACCATGTGCACTCCGTCTACAGCCACGACGCGAAGTACACGTTCTCCCAACTGGCGCAGGCGAGCGCCAGGTACGGCCTCGACTGGATGGTGTTCAACGAGCACTCCAACTTCGGGCACGCCCAGTACGGGGCGAAGCTGGAGCACGAGGAGATCCTCAAGGCCCGTGCGGCGAACCCGCGTCAGCTGATCTTCCAGGGCCTGGAGTGGTACATCCCGGGCGCCGAGCACTGCACGATCTTCGCGGCGCCCGGACGCCACGAGGTGGACCTGCTCACGCAGTTCGAGCTGGCCTACGACGGCAAGCTGCTCGGCTACACGGCGGGCGGCCCCACCCACCCCGACACTCCCCGCAACGAGGCGCACGCCGTCAAGGCCATCAAGTGGCTGGCCGCACAACGCCGTTCGGGCTACGTGGACGACGTGCTGGTCTTCGCCAACCACCCGATGCGGCTGGGCATCGACTCCCCGCACGAGATGCGGAACTGGCGGGACGCTGCCCCCGAGATCATGATCGGCATGGAAGGCGCACCGGGTGCGCAGGGCGGTGCCATCCCCGGCTGGCGCGGTCCGACGTCGATACGGGGCGAGTACGAGAACAAGCCGTCGGCGGACTCCTGGCCCGCCTATCCGACGGACTCGTATCTCACGTACGGCGGCTTCGACTGGATGACGGCGACCGTCGGCGGCATGTGGGACGCCATGCTCTCCGAGGGCAGGCTGTTCACGATCACCACCAACTCCGATGTGCACCGGGTGGTGTTCGACACCTGGAAGAACGGCGACTGGCTGCCGGGGCAGAACTTCGACAACACGGGCCGGCTGCCCGACCCGGTCAACACGACCGAGCCGCAGCCGGGCGGCGACTTCTGGCCCGGCCAGTTCAGCCGCACGCACGTCGGCGTGTCCCGCTACGGCTACCGCGCGGTGATGGCGGGCCTGCGCGCGGGCCGGGTCTGGCTCGACCACGGGCATCTGCTCGACGGTCTCGACGTACGGCTGAAGCGGGACTGCGACCACGGCCGGGGCGTCACCCTGGGCAGTCGGCTGCGGGTGCGCAAGGGCGAGAAGCTCACCCTGAACGTGACCGTGACGACCGCCTCGCGGCCCAACCCGCACGACATCCTGCCCGAGCTGGCCCACGTGGACGTCATCCGCGGCGCGGTGCGCGGTCCGTCGGCCGACCGGGACAACTGGCGGGCGCCGGCCACCAAGGTCGTGCACACGGCGGACGTGTCCGGCCGCGAGGGCACGTACACCCTGCGCATCCCGCTGACCGCCGGGGACGAGTCCTTCTACGTGCGGCTGCGCGGCAGCGACGGCAACCGGCACGGCGCCGGGTACCTTGGCGCGTCGGTCGACCCGCACGGGCCGATCCCGCACGCGCCGGGCGACGGTGATCCGTGGCTCGACACGTGGTTCTACTCCAACCCCGTCTTCGTGGAGGTCGCCGGCCACCGGTGAGGCCGGTCCGGGGCCGCGTGTACCGGGGCGGCCGGTACGCCCGTACTACCTGGTCACGAGCTGATCGACAGGCGTACCGTGGGCCGGTGACCACTGACGAGGCGCTGCGGCCCCAGTCCCTCATGCTGTCGTTCCTGGGCGACCAGGTGCTCGGCCGTGACGTCTGCGTGTACTCGGGGAGCGTCATCGACGTCTTCGGGCGCGCGGGCGTCGGCGAGCACGCGACCCGCTCGACGCTGACGCGCATGGTGGGCCGCGATCTGCTCAGGCGGCAGCGCGAGGGACGCCGTATGTACTTCGGGCTGACCGAGCGCTCGGAGTCCGTGCTGCGGGACGGCGAGCAGCGGATCTGGGAGGAGGGGGCCGTCAACCGGCACTGGGACGGCTCCTGGACGCTGCTCGGCTTCTCACTGCCGGAGTCCTGGCAGCGCCAACGCCACGATCTGCGCGCGCAGTTGACGTGGAGCGGCTTCGGCCCGCTGTTCGGCGGGCTGTGGATCGCGCCCGGCGAGGTCGACGTCTCCGCGCTCGTCACCGAGCTGGGCCTGTCCGCCCATGTGAAGATCTTCCGTGCCCACGCGGACGCGGGCATGGACATCGGCGCCATGATCGAGGAGACCTGGGAACTGGACGAACTGGCCACACGCTATGAGGCGTTCACGCACCGCTGGCAGCACTGGGAGACGTCGGAGCCCGCCGCCGACGAGGCGCTCGCACTCCGCCTGCGCCTGTCGACGGAGTGGCTCCAGGTCGTCCGCCGCGATCCACGACTGCCGGTCAAACACCTCCCGGACAACTGGCCCGCCGAACAGGCCGAGAAGACGTTCCACACGGTGTACGCCCAACTGACCCCCCTCGCGAGGGAGTCGGCGGAACGACTTCTCGACCTGGTGCCGGTACGGCCGGGGCCCTAGGGGCCCCTTCAGGGGCGCGGGGAACTGCGCGACAGGCCACGACGAACCCGCGGACGAAAACGGCGCTCCCAGCCGTAGCTCAGACGTAGAAACGCGACAGACTCTGCAGCACCGCCGCGGGCTTGGGCGCACCGTCGATCTCGATCGTGCCGTCAACAGTGATCTGCACACCCCCCGGCACGTCCTCGACATCCGCCAGCCTCCCGACGAGGCGGATACGTGAGCCGACCTTCACCGGCGAGGGAAACCGCACCTTGTTGAGGCCGTAGTTGACCTTCGTGGTGACGCCCTGGACGTCCAGCAGCCCGGTGAAGAGCGGGATGAAGAGGGAGAGCGTGAGATATCCGTGCGCGATGGGCGCGCCGAACGGCCCCTCCTTGGCCTTCTCCTCGTCGACGTGGATCCACTGGTGGTCGCCCGTGGCGTCGGCGAACGTGTTGATGCGCTCCTGGGTGACCTCGATCCACTCGCTGGTGCCGAGGTCGCTGCCGGCGAGCTTCTTGAGTTCGTCGATGCCGTTCACGGTGATGCTCATAAGTGCCTGTTCCTTGAGGGGAGTTCGGAGGGTCATCGCGTCCCGTACCGCTTGCGCACCCGGGACTTGAGGAGCTTGCCGGAGGCGGTGCGCGGCAGTTCGTCCGCGAGCACCACCGACTTCGGGATCTTGTACTTGGCGAGGTGTCCGGCGAGGGACGCGAGGACCTCGTCGGGGTCGAGCTCGACGTCCTCGCGCGGCACGACGACCGCACGCGGCACCTCGCCCCACTTCTCGTCGGGCACGCCGATGACCGCGCACTCGACGATGTCGGGGTGGGCGAGGAGCTGGTCCTCGATCTCGGCGGGGTAGATGTTCTCGCCGCCGGAGATGATCATGTCCTTGATGCGGTCGACGATGGTGACATAGCCGTCCTCGTCGATCCGGGCGGCGTCCCCGCTGCGGAACCAGCCGTCGTGGAACACGGCCGCGGTCTCGTCGGGCAGCCCCCAGTAGCCGGGCATGACGTGCGGCCCGCGTACGACCACTTCCCCGGTCTCGCCGATGTCGGCGGGGGCGAGATCGGGCCGTACGACACGGACGTCGCTGAAGAAGTGCGGCACGCCCGCCGAACCCGCCTTGGTGACCGCGTGCTCGGCGTCCAGGAAGAGCACGCCGGGCGAGGCCTCGGTCATGCCGTAGCCCTGGAGGAAGGTGAGGCCCCGCTCCTGGTAGGCGGCGATGAGCGGGGTAGGCACGGGTGAGCCGCCGCAGCTGAGCATCCGCAGGGAGGACAGGTCGGCGTCGGCCCAGCGCGGATGGCGGACCACGTGCTCGAACATGGTGGGCACACCGAACATGAAGGTGATCCGGTGCCGCTCGATCAGGTCGAAGGTGGCCGCCGGGTCGAAGGCCTCGACCAGGACGCAGGTACCGCCCTTGAGGAGGACCGGCAGGGTCAGCATGTTCAGCCCGGCCGTGTGGAACAACGGGGCGGAGACCAGGGCGCGTTCGTCGGCGATCAGGTCCTGGTCGACCAGGACGTTGACCGCGTTCCACGTCAGGTTGCCGTGGGTGAGCATCGCGCCCTTGGGCCGGCCGGTCGTGCCCGAGGTGTACATGATGATGCAGGTGTCGTCGGGGGTGACGGGTTCGTCGATCGCCTCGTCGGAGGCCGCGCCGAGCAACTGGTCGTATTCGGCGCCCACTTCGACGTACGTACGCACGTCGCTGTTGCCGGGCAGTCCCGCGACGAGGCCGGCGAACGCCGGTCCGTACACGAGGGCCTTCGCGCCGGAGTCCGTGAGCTGGTAGGCGATCTCGGGTCCGGCGAGGCGGGTGTTGAGCGGCACGAAGACCGCCCCGAGGGTGCCCGCGGCGAACAGTGTCTCCAGGTAGGAGGGGTGGTTCGGGCCGAGGTAGGCGATCCTGTCGCCGCGGCGCACTCCGGAGGCTCGCAGGGCGTGCGCGAGGCGGGTGGTGCGCTCGTACAGCCCGGCGTACGTGACCGTCGTGTCGCCGTGGATCAGGGCGGTGCGGTGCGGGGTCTTGCGGGCCCGGCGTGCGGGCCACGACCCCAGTCCCTCATTGCGCATGTCCGTGCCCCTGTCCTTCGTTGCACATGGGGTGCCCCTGTCCTTCGTTGCACATGGCTGCCGGTTATGGCTTCGTCAGGCCGAGCAGCCGGGCCGCGTTCTCCTTGAGGATCTTCGGCCTTACCTCGTCCTTGATGGAGAGCTTCGCGAAGTCGGCCAGCCAGCGGTCCGGGGTGAGGACCGGGTAGTCGGAACCGAACAGCACCTTGTCCTTGAGCAGCGTGTTCGCGTACTGCACGAGCTGCGGCGGGAAGTACTTCGGCGACCAGCCGGACAGGTCGATGTGGACGCCCGGCTTGTGGGTGGCGACGGCGAGGGCCTCGTCCTGCCAGGGGAACGACGGGTGCGCCAGGATGATCTTGAGGTGCGGGAAGTCCGCGGCGACGTCGTCCACGTGCAGCGGGTTGGAGTACTTGAGCCTGATCCCGCCGCCGCCCGGGACGCCCGCGCCGATGCCCGTCTGTCCGGTGTGGAACAGGGCGATCGTGCCGGTCTCCTCGATCACCTCGTACAGCTCGTACGCGACCGACCTGTCGTTGGGGAAGAAGCCCTGGATGCTGGGGTGGAACTTGAAGCCCTTCACCCCGTACTCCTCGACCAGGCGGCGGGCCCGCTTGACGCCCGCCCTGCCGCGGAAGGGGTCGATGGAGGCGAAGGGGATCAGTACGTCCGCGTTGGCGGCGGCCGCCTCGGCGACCTCCTCGTTCGGGACGGGCTCGGTGCCGGTGGCGGACTCGGCGTCGACCGTGAAGATCACGGCGGCCATCTTCCGCTCACGGTAGTAGGCGGCCGTCTCCTCCAGGGTCGGCTTCCGCTTGCCCTCGACCTTGAAGTAGGCGCTGGAGGCCTCGTGCAGGTCGTCGTCCAGGGAGGAGGTGCCCTTGGAGGAGACCTCGGCGTGGGTGTGGACGTCGATCGCGACGAGTTCCTCGACATCGATGTTCGTCATGGGTCACGCCTCCGGGAACTTCGGGGCGGGGATGCCGACCGACTGCGGCTCGGCGCCCAGCGAGGCCGGCCAGACGTCGGCGAGGGAGTCGGGGGTCCAGCCACCGTCAGCGTACGCCGCCTTGATCTCCTGGGGGTGGGACCACAGGGTGACCTTGTCGCCGCCGATGCCGATGGCCTGGCCGGTCACCCCGCGGGCTGCCTCGGAGGCCAGGAACGGGACGAGGACGGCGCAGTCCTCGGGGGTGCCGAAGCCCTCGCCCTTACGGAGGAACTCGGGCAGCGGCTCGCCGCCGCGCATGGCCTCGATGTAGGGCGCGAAGGCCGGGATGGTCTCGGTCATGGCGGTCGCGGCCACCGGCACGATCGCGTTGACGGTGATGCCCGCGCGGCCCAGCTCCATCGACCACGTACGGGCCATGGCGGCGATGCCGGCCTTGGCGGCGGCGTAGTTCGTCTGGCCGAAGTTGCCGCGCTGTCCGGCCGGGGAGCCGACCAGGATCAGCGTGCCGCCCTCGCCCTGCTCGCGCATGCGTACGGCGGCGGCGCGGGCGCAGGTGAAGGTGCCCTTGAGGTGGGTGGTGATCACCGCGTCGAAGTCCTCGTCGGTCATCTTCCACAGGACCTTGTCCCGGAGGATGCCCGCGTTCGTGACCAGGATGTCGAGGCGGCCGAACTCCTCCACCGCGCGGCCCACCAGCCGGTCCGCTGCCTCTGTGGTGCCGACCGGGACCACCTCGGCCACGGCGGTACCGCCCGCCTCGGTGATCGCCTTGACGGCCTGCTCGGCGACGTCCTCGTCAACGTCGTTGACGACCACGGAGGCGCCGGCGGCGGCGAGGGCGTGCGCATAGGCCAGGCCGAGGCCTCGGCCGGAGCCGGTGACGACGGCGACCTTGCCGGTGAGATCGATGCTGGGCACGACGGGTCCCTTCGAGAAGCGGATCACCTGCGGAAGGCAGGACGGCTACGAGATCGGAGCATTACGAGATCGAAGCTAAAGACAATCATTGTTGTCGTCAATAGTTGTTGCCGACTCGTCTGTGCGGCATGCTGTGGGGAACACGTACGCACCGCCCCCGCGGGGGCCCGGCCCAGGGAGCCCGCCATCGCCGGCCAGCAGCACGCCACGCCCCCCGACTCCATCGACTCGCAGGAGCCGTGGATGCGCGGGCTGCACTCGGACACCGGCTATCTCCTGTACCGGCTGGGACTGCGGTCGGGGCAGCTGTTCAACACGTTCCTCCAGGAGTCGGGTCTGCGGCTGCGCCACTACGCGCTGCTGCGGTTCCTGGCCACCTCCGAGGGCGCCCTCCAGCGGGAGCTGAGCTCGCGGCTCGGCTACGACCCGAGCGCGATCGTCGGTCTGGTCGACGACCTGGAGAAGCTCGGGTTCGCCGAGCGCCGCCCCTCCCCCGACGACCGCCGCAGCCGCATCGTGGTGCTCACCGAGGACGGCCGCGTCTTCCTGCGCGACACCGACGAGGCGGGTCTGCGGGTGACGAACGACCTGCTCCAGCCCCTCGACCCGGCCGAGCGGGACACCCTGCACACGCTTCTGCAGCGGATCGCCGAAGCCGAACTCGACTCATGACCGGACTCGGCCCATGACCGCGGCGTCCGCCCCCGACCGCCTCCTGGCCGTGCTCGCCGCCTTCGACCACGACCACCCGGCGCTCTCCCTCACGGACATCAGCCGCCGGGCCGGGCTCTCCCTCACCACCGCCCACCGGCTGGTGGGCGCGCTCAGCGACTGGGGAGCCCTGGAGCGCGACGCATCCGGGATCTATCACGTGGGCCTGCGCCTGTGGGAGATCGCGGCGCTCTCCCCACGCGGTCTCGCACTGCGCCAGATCGCGCTGCCGTACCTGGAGGACCTGTACGAAGCCACGCACGAGAACGTGCAGTTGGCGGTCCGGGACGGCTCCGAGGTCGTCTACATAGAGTGGATCTCCGGCCGTTCGGCCGTGGGCGTGAAGATCCAGGTCGGCGCCCGCTGGCCACTCCACGCGACCGGCGTGGGCCTCGCGCTGCTCGCGCACTGCGAGGCCGCCTTCCAGGAGACGTACTGCGGCGGACCGCTCGCCGGATTCACCCCGCACACCATCACGGACGCGGCCACCCTGCGCCGCGTCCTCGCCGAAGTCCGCCGCGCGGGCGTTGCGGTGAGCATCCGTCAGATCACCGACGACGCCCTGTCGGTGGCCGCACCGGTCCGCGGGGCGGACGGCTCGGTGGCCGCGGCCGTCTCGGTCGTGGTGCCCGAACGCGACGCGCAGACACCGGCGTTGATCCCGGCGGTACGGCTCGCTGCGCTCGGCATCTCGCGGGCGCTGGGATGGCAGCCGCAACGGTAGTGACACGGTGCGCGTGCCTCGTCGTCCCGGGAGGGGCGGGCCCCGTCCGGGAAGGCGAGACCTTTCGGAGAGGACAGGTCCCTGCCGGGAACGCGGGCCTCGGAAATCCCTCTCACCGGTGAGGACGTGGCCCGGCGGTCACCCGATACTGAGACGGCCCTTGCCCCGAGGAGCCGCGTATGTCCGTTTCCGCCCAGTCCTGGATCACACCTGCCGTCGCACGCCTGCGCGCGGCCAACCCGTACGTCGTCGACGCCGCGCTCGCCGCGCTGGTGCTGTTCGCCGCGTCACTGCAGTGGATGTTCCCCGACGACGGCGACGACCGCCTCACCTGGCAGGGTTTCCTGCTGGGCGCCGGTACGGCGGTGCCGCTGGTGTGGCGGCGGCGCGCGCCGTTCCTGGCGGCCTGCGGTGTCTCGGTGTTCACGCCCGCCATGGCGGTCTACCACGCGCCGCCGCCCGACGTGATGTACGGCGGTCTGGTCGTGCTCTACACGATGGCCGCGATCGCCCTGCCCTGGCAGCGGCGCTTCATGCTGGTGGGCTGGCTGGCCGGGGTGTCGCTGACCATGATGCACAAG contains:
- a CDS encoding glycoside hydrolase family 2 TIM barrel-domain containing protein: MRRDHLIALRPWEAPEVTSWGRLAMNAVDRRPGALSLDGSWHFQLLPSPMGCSGEWTRTEVPGTWTTQSGDDLPQYTNAQMPWGEIPPASPAANPTGIYERSVDIPAEWAGRRIVLQVGAAESVLLVHVNGKPVGISKDSHLAAEFDLSDVVRPGDPATVRLTVVKWSDASHIEDQDQWWHAGITRSVLLYATDPLYLADVTVRARRDGRLRVDCQVRDAAGPLPQGWYVTGALEGQLLAQDTEFDRLNAEDMRVSDFFGEARLRVTVENVWPWTAETPELYDLTVSLHRADGSVADTSLHRVGFRDVEICGRDLLVNGERVYIRGVNRHDFHPLTGRTVTADDMRADLVVLKRFGFNAIRTAHYPNDPTLYDLADELGFYVVDEANIESHDHAHEIADDPRYLPAFVDRVSRMVLRDKNHPSVIIWSLGNESDYGAGHDAAAGWVRRHDPTRPIQYEGAAKLDWADLTVASDIACPMYAPIEDCVAHARSGKQTKPVIQCEYSHAMGNSNGTLADTWAAIESTPGLQGGFIWEFWDHGILQRVNDGRPVGRGGAGLYEHGVAAPGHRWAYGGDFGETIHDGAFIADGVVFPDRTPKPVMYEHREIAAPVRLTYGQGVLLVHNRQHFRGLEWLAAEWCLVLADGTTVTAPAELPDVLPGESAAVPLPFPVPEGESWLTLRVVTADDEAWAPLGTEVCLPQVRLGAAVADPTPEPASGPAVTLDPDALLLHPLLTAAPVLSLWRAPTDNDELGGMAARWHDWGLHELVRKVVDVRAEGSRVVVVAEYATGAGPVRHEQVFTPVAGGLRVEESAELPEGLDDVARVGTVFETVAGLDVLDWYGQGPWESYPDRSTGAPVGHHSLPVDELFTPYLRPQESGGRYGVRRFTLSAPDATGLTVELGAPGQVSVNRYRAEDLAAAAHHDELVPRPGCVVHLDAAHRGLGTASCGPDTSAEYLVAPGTHRWSWTLRVL
- a CDS encoding LamG-like jellyroll fold domain-containing protein, with the protein product MCTSHEHDPAEACPQAGAGRRNFLRATALIGAATAAVALPTATAQAAPSSGTRWRPDPDSRRFTLAVMPDTQYLFDGPSIDKAPVEASLRYLLEHGRDENIVFLSHLGDLTQNGAKAECAAIGDAFRLLDRRGVGYSVLAGNHDVKSSTDDQRGSTPYLDVFGPDRFKGRSTYGGASSDGYNTFHLFRAAGREWMVLALDWRLSAKGFAWAKDVIAKHPKTPVILTTHELVDEDDSLSSYGQQLWDQLIEDHDQIFLTLNGHYWPAARATRKNAAGHDVHLHLTNYQNRYFGGAAMIRLYRFDLDRNTVDVETVSPWILGRAAKGLNELERQESELSGDADRFSVGIDFEERFAGFAPVPARPARPASKLLIPGTVAYWRFDGKSDGAAVTGTVRDVSGRGNDLSVVTVAGGTLTWSSDHHPDQPGHGSLDFHGGKPPLKGAYLRTVDGAPLNSATFKAGYTIEAFYRLPADWDPGRDAWAGLLGRTGTGGAAGKTADDPDEPIATLSLSNDREPQWAMRPLNQQGIATNWGQETPLETWWHLAVVNDGRHTTLYVQGCPVVRNPKASSVGITSVGLPWLLGGYEYAGKIDQILHGRLGDVRIVERALPVTSFMNH
- a CDS encoding histidinol-phosphatase — translated: MTEQQLPPWADPSVSPAALDEQGVSRRQLMRRAGLFGAAFAAGSLATPAVASAEGFGGNDPHLAYLVGDHHVHSVYSHDAKYTFSQLAQASARYGLDWMVFNEHSNFGHAQYGAKLEHEEILKARAANPRQLIFQGLEWYIPGAEHCTIFAAPGRHEVDLLTQFELAYDGKLLGYTAGGPTHPDTPRNEAHAVKAIKWLAAQRRSGYVDDVLVFANHPMRLGIDSPHEMRNWRDAAPEIMIGMEGAPGAQGGAIPGWRGPTSIRGEYENKPSADSWPAYPTDSYLTYGGFDWMTATVGGMWDAMLSEGRLFTITTNSDVHRVVFDTWKNGDWLPGQNFDNTGRLPDPVNTTEPQPGGDFWPGQFSRTHVGVSRYGYRAVMAGLRAGRVWLDHGHLLDGLDVRLKRDCDHGRGVTLGSRLRVRKGEKLTLNVTVTTASRPNPHDILPELAHVDVIRGAVRGPSADRDNWRAPATKVVHTADVSGREGTYTLRIPLTAGDESFYVRLRGSDGNRHGAGYLGASVDPHGPIPHAPGDGDPWLDTWFYSNPVFVEVAGHR